A single window of Amphiura filiformis chromosome 17, Afil_fr2py, whole genome shotgun sequence DNA harbors:
- the LOC140137144 gene encoding uncharacterized protein produces MIENIHRYIGTHFGKDCLSLTRDLEKTSRKLADYRNHLRFNLKCLHTDITPRSLWIKPLVRGYRAERIIHKAQKGLINERIRQTNFTINVLKGQIEDISKKLNRLLPSDIYEQVQEFTTRGQLDQHRKVKERQQNKYSRLNSRKDSRADRDKNWRNNDGLDQDGTVKDRWVKNLSSRVLSTAEKDVLSRGLNFAVTPDKLPHVEIITATESAIRNNKLNSGDAEELRTKVNSCLVNAKLPRSNISTEQREAIVALNQDPDILVLPADKGRCTVVIDKSDYVNKANDLLSDTKVYQPLKRDPTSGYKKKVSDSLKALEESEAIDRTLYYKLSPADSVPRFYGLPKIHKQNVPLRPIVSCISSVTYNLARHLAGIIGPLVGKSCHHVVNSTDLVDKLKDIKVESDETITSYDVSALFTSVPPEGAIDAVKEALHADSTLDQRTNLNVDQICSLLELCLNTTYFVYEGSITNKIMDARWGHPFLQSSRTCTWNASNNLR; encoded by the coding sequence atgattgagaatattcatagatATATTGGAACTCATTTTGGCAAAGATTGCCTTAGTTTGACCCGTGATTTGGAGAAGACGTCGAGGAAATTAGCCGACTATCGTAACCACCTACGATTCAATTTGAAGTGTTTACACACGGACATTACACCCCGTAGTTTGTGGATAAAACCCCTTGTGAGAGGTTATCGAGCGGAGAGAATCATCCATAAAGCACAGAAAGGTCTGATTAATGAGCGTATTAGACAAACAAATTTTACCATCAATGTTTTGAAAGGACAGATTGAGGACATTTCCAAGAAATTAAATCGTTTGTTGCCTAGCGACATTTACGAACAGGTGCAAGAGTTCACGACCCGAGGTCAATTAGATCAACATCGGAAAGTGAAAGAGAGACAACAAAACAAGTACTCGCGATTGAATTCACGCAAGGATTCACGTGCCGATAGGGATAAGAATTGGAGGAATAATGACGGACTAGATCAAGATGGAACAGTAAAAGACCGCTGGGTGAAAAATCTATCCAGCAGGGTATTATCTACGGCCGAAAAGGACGTGCTATCGCGTGGTTTGAACTTCGCGGTGACACCTGATAAGCTTCCTCACGTGGAAATAATTACCGCGACTGAGTCTGCAATACGCAACAACAAATTGAACAGCGGTGATGCAGAAGAACTTCGCACCAAAGTCAACTCATGTCTTGTGAACGCTAAGCTTCCTCGCTCAAATATCAGCACAGAACAGCGTGAGGCGATTGTAGCATTGAATCAAGATCCTGACATCCTAGTGCTACCGGCGGATAAAGGTAGATGCACAGTAGTTATTGATAAATCTGACTATGTAAACAAAGCAAACGATCTTTTGAGTGACACGAAAGTTTACCAACCTCTCAAGAGGGATCCTACTTCTGGTTATAAGAAGAAAGTCAGCGATTCCCTCAAAGCTTTGGAAGAATCAGAAGCTATAGATCGTACATTGTATTACAAACTTAGTCCAGCTGACTCAGTGCCTCGTTTCTACGGCCTACCGAAAATTCATAAACAGAATGTACCTTTGAGACCTATTGTCAGCTGTATATCATCTGTGACTTACAATCTCGCTAGGCACTTGGCTGGTATTATTGGCCCCTTAGTTGGAAAATCGTGTCATCATGTAGTTAATTCTACTGATCTTGTGGACAAATTGAAAGATATTAAGGTTGAATCGGATGAAACTATCACCTCCTACGATGTTTCGGCCCTGTTCACAAGTGTCCCACCGGAGGGCGCTATAGACGCAGTCAAGGAAGCCTTACACGCTGACAGTACCTTAGATCAACGCACAAACTTGAACGTGGACCAAATCTGTTCACTTTTGGAACTGTGTCTCAATACTACGTACTTTGTGTATGAAGGAAGTATTACAAACAAAATCATGGATGCGCGATGGGGTCACCCGTTTCTCCAATCGTCGCGAACTTGTACATGGAACGCTTCGAACAATCTGCGCTAG
- the LOC140137146 gene encoding uncharacterized protein, translating into MANNNDDGNKEDNDVDDDITMMLNTVEDMYAVEVKNKFEQLMKVNEEEQTPNELWEDIKETVKNIAKKYIPKKRRRKQPWISQHKLDLADSRKEAKAAGDQNKRSRQIKEVAKSVKEDKRNFIERNCQEMERCKGDSKAAFGIAKELTKKWVPRMDVINDANGITLTESDDIKKRWVEYSTKLFEAQDQQVYTRGEIMEEEPPPLRSEVEQVMDQMKNAKSPGIDEIPAELLKATGKEGVDIMWRLCCRIWKEQEWPKDGCRAVFVPLPKKGNLKECSKHRTISLICHASKVLL; encoded by the exons ATGGCGAATAATAATGATGACGGAAATAAGGAGGATAACGATGTCGACGACGACATTACGATGATGTTGAATACTGTTGAAGATATG TATGCTGTTGAGGTAAAGAACAAGTTTGAGCAGTTAATGAAAGTGAACGAGGAGGAACAGACACCAAATGAACTGTGGGAGGACATAAAGGAAACAGTCAAGAATATAGCCAAGAAATACATCCCGAAGAAAAGGAGAAGAAAGCAACCCTGGATATCACAACACAAACTGGATTTAGCTGACAGCAGGAAAGAAGCAAAAGCAGCTGGTGATCAGAATAAAAGGTCACGCCAGATCAAGGAGGTTGCTAAGAGTGTAAAGGAAGATAAGAGGAACTTCATCGAAAGAAACTGTCAGGAAATGGAGAGATGTAAAGGTGATTCGAAAGCAGCCTTTGGCATAGCAAAGGAGTTAACAAAGAAGTGGGTTCCAAGAATGGATGTAATAAATGATGCAAATGGCATTACACTAACTGAAAGTGACGATATCAAGAAAAGGTGGGTGGAATATAGCACCaaactgtttgaggcacaagaccaACAAGTGTATACTCGCGGTGAAATTATGGAAGAGGAGCCGCCACCACTTCGATCAGAAGTAGAACAGGTAATGGATCAAATGAAGAATGcaaagtcacctggcattgatgaaataccaGCAGAGCTATTGAAAGCGACAGGCAAGGAAGGTGTTGACATAATGTGGCGTTTATGCTGTCGCATATGGAAGGAGCAGGAATGGCCCAAAGACGGATGCAGAGCTGTATTTGTTCCACTCCCCAAGAAGGGTAACTTAAAAGAGTGTTCCAAACATCGCACCATCAGCTTGATATGTCATGCAAGTAAGGTTCTGCTATAG
- the LOC140138398 gene encoding vitamin D 25-hydroxylase-like, whose translation MNCRGQVAWKYLSRSTSQVKRNKKFTKNVDELHEFINGMIESHRKNFDHNNLNDVIDMWLNEIRLHKSDEPSSFRNPDNMTGQILVLFLAGTDTTSNTLRWGSQYLVRYPEVQDRIHHEIDTVVGRNRLPKLDDKPNLPYTQAFITELHRIISLGPLSVFHVAAAKTTFRSYTIPKNSVVISNLYAVMHSPEVWGDPEEFRPERFLDDDGNFHEPNEVIPFGIGHRVCLGEALARQQLFIFFTHLLHQFKFEKTSENAPMPTLKPIDGMVLHPEPYKLRVTKRE comes from the exons ATGAATTGTCGGGGGCAGGTGGCTTGGAAATATTTATCCCGATCAACATCCCAAGTAAAGCGAAACAAGAAATTCACAAAAAATGTTGATGAGCTGCATGAATTCATAAACGGCATGATTGAAAGTCATCGTAAAAACTTTGACCACAATAACTTGAATGACGTGATCGATATGTGGTTGAATGAGATACGACTTCACAAATCCGACGAGCCTAGTTCTTTCCGAAATCCAGATAATATGACCGGACAAATATTAGTTCTTTTCCTAGCGGGGACAGACACGACTTCAAATACACTTCGATGGGGCAGTCAATACCTTGTCCGATATCCGGAGGTGCAGGATCGCATACATCACGAAATCGATACGGTAGTCGGTCGTAACCGGTTACCAAAGTTGGACGATAAACCGAATCTTCCTTATACACAAGCCTTTATCACGGAGCTTCATCGAATCATTTCACTGGGACCGCTGTCTGTATTTCATGTAGCAGCAGCCAAGACAACTTTCCGTTCCTACACCATCCCGAAGAATAGCGTGGTGATTTCCAACCTGTACGCAGTGATGCACAGCCCTGAGGTGTGGGGAGATCCAGAAGAGTTTAGACCGGAGCGCTTTTTGGACGATGACGGTAACTTTCATGAGCCGAACGAAGTGATTCCATTTGGAATAG GGCACCGTGTTTGTCTTGGTGAAGCACTCGCGAGACAACaactcttcatcttctttacCCATCTTCTACATCAGTTCAAATTTGAGAAGACATCTGAGAACGCACCGATGCCTACCTTGAAACCAATCGACGGGATGGTCTTACATCCAGAACCGTACAAACTGAGAGTCACTAAGCGCGAGTAA